The following are from one region of the Brienomyrus brachyistius isolate T26 chromosome 4, BBRACH_0.4, whole genome shotgun sequence genome:
- the LOC125739782 gene encoding apoptosis regulator Bcl-2-like isoform X2 translates to MANQSTFDSKIIVENYIHQKLSNRGIDWGMDFGEETEPPANGSTGTALSRRLQTGAAAAAHIRNRSPQLDPHAALHAVLREAGDQVERRYRRDLVEMSARLHLTPDTAESKFAAVIEELFRDGTNWGRIVAFFEFGVAVCVESVNREMTSQVDHVASWMTEYLNGPLHTWIQENGGWN, encoded by the exons ATGGCAAACCAAAGTACTTTTGATAGTAAGATTATAGTGGAGAATTACATCCACCAAAAACTTTCGAATAGGGGAATCGACTGGGGAATGGACTTTGGCGAGGAAACGGAGCCGCCAGCGAACGGCTCCACGGGCACGGCGCTCTCACGGCGCCTCCAGACAggtgccgccgccgccgcccatATTCGCAATCGGTCGCCGCAGTTGGACCCGCACGCCGCTCTCCACGCAGTCCTGCGGGAAGCTGGGGATCAGGTGGAAAGGCGCTACCGCCGGGACCTAGTGGAGATGTCGGCGCGGCTGCACCTGACACCCGACACGGCGGAGAGCAAGTTCGCCGCGGTGATAGAGGAGCTGTTCAGGGACGGCACCAACTGGGGCCGGATAGTAGCCTTCTTCGAGTTCGGGGTTGCGGTGTGTGTGGAGAGCGTGAACCGGGAAATGACGTCCCAGGTGGACCACGTTGCCAGCTGGATGACGGAGTACCTGAACGGACCGCTGCACACCTGGATCCAGGAGAATGGGGGATGG AACTAA